A single window of Rhodamnia argentea isolate NSW1041297 chromosome 5, ASM2092103v1, whole genome shotgun sequence DNA harbors:
- the LOC115726951 gene encoding SEC1 family transport protein SLY1, with product MALNLRRKQTECIIRLLNLNQPVNPSGTANEEVYKILIYDKFCQNILSPLIHVKDLRKHGVTLYFLIDKDRKPVHDVPAVYFVQASQVNIQRIVADASRSLYDSFHLNFSSSIPRPLLEDLASGTLNSNSLDRISKVHDQYLEFVTLEDDLFSLAQKSCYVQLNDPSAGDREIEEIVERIVSGLFCVLATLAVVPTIRCPRGGPAEMVAMALDQRLRDHLLSKNNLFTEGGVHSSFQRPILCLFDRNFELSVGIQHDFRYRPLVHDVLGLRLNRLNVQGEKGGMKSFELDSSDPFWVTNGSLEFPEVAVEIENQLNKYKKDVDEVNKRTGGSAGAESDGTDLIGNTKHLMNAVNSLPELTERKQVIDKHTNIATVLLGEIKERSLDSYAKKENDMMVRGGIDRAELLAVLKGKGTKVDKLRFAIIYLISSETINQSEVESVEAALRESEVDTTAFQYVKKIKSLNVSLASANSASRSNIVDWAEKLYGQSISAVTAGVKNLLSSDRQLVMTRTVEALMEGKPDPEIDSYLLLDPRAPKSGAGTSSSHLKGPFKEAIVFMVGGGNYVEYGSLQELAKSQQPVKHVIYGTTEILTGVEFVEQLTVLGEKMGLGSVGAPSVSH from the exons ATGGCTCTCAACCTCCGCCGGAAGCAAACAG AATGCATAATTCGATTGTTAAACCTGAACCAACCCGTGAATCCATCGGGGACTGCGAACGAGGAAGTGTATAAGATCTTGATCTATGACAAGTTTTGCCAAAACATACTTTCCCCATTGATCCACGTGAAGGATCTTAGGAAGCATGGCGTGACCCTCTATTTCCTCATTGATAAGGATCGGAAGCCGGTCCATGACGTACCTGCTGTGTATTTTGTCCAAGCGAGTCAAGTCAATATCCAGAGAATCGTTGCCGATGCTTCTCGCTCTCTATATGATAGTTTCCACCTCAATTTCTCGTCTTCAATACCACGTCCGCTTTTGGAGGATTTGGCTTCTGGGACGTTGAATTCGAATTCGTTAGATCGGATCTCAAAGGTTCATGATCAGTACTTGGAGTTTGTGACATTGGAGGATGACTTGTTTTCTTTGGCCCAGAAGTCATGTTACGTTCAGTTGAATGACCCATCAGCAGGGGATCGGGAGATTGAAGAGATTGTAGAGAGGATTGTTAGTGGGCTATTCTGTGTTCTGGCCACACTTGCAGTGGTTCCCACAATTAGGTGCCCTCGTGGTGGACCTGCTGAGATGGTTGCCATGGCACTTGATCAGAGGTTGAGGGATCATTTGTTGTCGAAGAACAATTTATTTACCGAGGGTGGAGTTCATAGCTCATTTCAGCGTCCAATTTTGTGTTTATTTGATAGGAACTTCGAATTGTCAGTAGGAATACAGCATGATTTTAGGTACAGGCCACTTGTTCATGATGTTCTCGGGTTGAGGCTGAACAGATTGAATGTTCAAGGTGAAAAGGGTGGGATGAAGTCATTTGAGTTGGACAGTTCAGATCCTTTTTGGGTGACCAATGGTTCACTGGAATTTCCTGAAGTTGCAGTTGAAATTGAGAACCAGTTGAACAAGTATAAGAAGGATGTGGATGAGGTAAATAAAAGAACTGGTGGAAGTGCAGGTGCTGAATCCGATGGAACTGATTTGATCGGAAACACGAAACATTTGATGAATGCTGTTAATTCCCTGCCTGAACTAACAGAGAGAAAGCAGGTGATTGATAAGCACACAAACATTGCAACAGTGTTGCTGGGTGAGATCAAGGAGAGATCACTGGATTCTTATGCCAAAAAAGAGAATGACATGATGGTCAGAGGGGGAATTGATCGGGCTGAACTGCTGGCGGTGCTCAAAGGGAAAGGAACAAAGGTGGATAAGCTGCGATTTGCAATCATCTATCTTATTTCCTCAGAAACTATTAATCAGTCGGAAGTGGAATCAGTCGAAGCAGCACTTAGGGAATCAGAGGTCGATACTACTGCATTTCAATATGTAAAGAAGATCAAATCACTGAATGTTTCCCTGGCATCAGCGAATTCTGCCAGCAGAAGCAACATTGTTGATTGGGCTGAGAAACTCTATGGGCAGTCTATAAGTGCAGTTACTGCAGGAGTGAAGAACCTGTTGTCTAGTGACCGGCAGCTGGTGATGACAAGAACTGTGGAGGCCTTGATGGAGGGCAAACCAGATCCAGAAATTGATTCTTACCTTTTGCTTGATCCTCGTGCTCCTAAATCTGGTGCTGGAACAAGTAGCAGCCATCTGAAAGGTCCATTTAAGGAGGCTATTGTTTTCATGGTTGGTGGTGGCAACTATGTGGAGTATGGAAGCTTGCAAGAACTTGCAAAAAGCCAGCAACCTGTCAAGCATGTAATTTATGGAACAACAGAGATTCTCACTGGAGTGGAATTTGTTGAGCAACTTACGGTTTTAGGAGAGAAGATGGGATTGGGCAGTGTGGGTGCTCCTTCCGTATCCCATTAA